CATCGTTACATATTCTGCATTACTCTGGGTATAAGCATTTACAAGAACAACAACTCTTTCTTTGTAGTTATCACTGCTTTTCTCGCCGTTTTCTATAGAATCCGTATAAACAAACAATCCCGGATGGTCAGCGAATCCCCTCGTAAATTTTGCAAAAGCTGAGGTAAATGGCTTAATGTAGTTGCCGAGGGTATGTATCATTTCATCGGTTGGGTAGCAACGAAGATCCACGACAAGACCTTTTGTATTTTTAAACTCTTTCCTGATGTCTTTTAAGTGACCACTTTTAAACTTTGCGGCGAACAGGTAACCGATACTGTCGGATAACACAAAACGGGCGGGAGCTTCCGGCTTTGGATTCCAGTCCTTTCTCCAGAAATCGAGCTGGGAATTTTTTACTCCGCTAATACTTAAATTAAAAGGCTTACCATCTCTTGATAGCCGAAAAATAAAATGCTTCTTATCACTTCTCAATAAATAGGAGCCCGGCATATCTCTTAATTTCGTATCATAATTTGATGCTGGAACATAGGGTATATACTTCCTGACAAGGTCCTGCACCTTTTCTCCGTTAATAGATAATATTATGTCACCAATTCTGAATTTTGATTTTACCTCCTTTGAGTCGCTGTAATAATCCGTTATTACCAGTTTATTTTCAATGAACTTCGCTTGGAAGGGCACCCTATAGTCGCCCTGAAATTTACTTAATGCCTTAAAATCTCCTAACGCGGCATGTCCATCATGAATGGAGGCTATCATCTTAGTCATTGCTTTAGCATACTCTGTTGCATTGCGGGCATAAATAAAACCTGGAAGATACTGATGTAGCATGCTATTCCATCTTTCCGTGATCAGATGACGACTTGGAAAAAAATATTGGATAATATTCCAATACCTGTAAAGTGCTAAAAGACGATAGCCTGCATCGGGATAAAGCATATCGGCGTATAACTTTTCATGGCGGAATTCCGGATTCCCGACCTGCTCATTAATGGTGACATAGTAATTATATGTCGTATTACGGTTAGCAAGTATGTATTGTAGTTTTTGGAGCAATCCAGAACTGAACACAGGGTTATTGAAGATATTTCCATAATCTGGGGCGATTGCAATATTCTGTTCATTGGTAATCGGCTTACAATCTGTACAGGCTGCGGGTTGCCCAAGCTTATCGAGCCATGCTTCGAATAAAGCTGATGCTTCGTTGTTGTTTTTACATTTTAACAAGTGAGGCAATAATCTTATCAGCTCTGCATCCCAATTGTAATCGCCTTTCGCGACAGCGGGATGGTGGTACTTTAAAAATCCCCATAGTTGCCCTACTAAATTCAAATACTCCGTATTTTTTCTAGTTAAAATAATAGTATCAATACCAGAACCCCTTGAAAAAGCGGTGTCAAGTTCACCTGGGAAAAAAGGAGTTTGTTTTACATGTGCCTCGTCAATTGGTTTCTCATCAAGGTAAAGTCGCAAACTGTCTATCCAGACTTTACCTTTCCCAACCAAGAGGGCACCGGCATTTATACTTACCGCCTCATATTCATTGTAAGGTAACTCAATATAGTATTCCTTCCAATCATTAGTCCCCTTAATACCGTCATCCTCCATATTCTCATAGGCAAGTACTTTATTTTCAAGGCCGTTAACGCATAACCACAACCCGGCAAATCCATCGTTTACATCTTCGGTTTTAACTGAGCCTACCAACATAAGATGCTTGCCATGAAAAGAGTGATTTATAATATGCTTGATGGTTCCGTAGATATCTTTTCCTTCCTGAGCTGTTATAGAAACGGAATATTTTCCTTGCCGCTTAATCACACTGTCTAAGCCAACATTATAAGTATGTTCTTTACCAAGATAGAAAGTCCATCCACCGGGCCTCCCGCTATCTTTATCAATAATCTCCAGATTGCCATTGAAATTGACCTGAGCGGGCAGAATAAGCCATCTTGCCACTAATAGAGCCGTTAACAGTATCCGTTTAAGCATAACAACTAGGTTAATAATGAACAAATTAGGGATTTATTCATACACGACTATACAATTAACATAGTTTAACGATTGAAAATATAAAACTGCATGCATTTATTCCATTAGCAGAATAAATCTACATAGAAATAATCTACGAACGAATGAGCGAGTAACTTCAGTCTTCTAGTCCTTTCCCTGCAAGAATTTTAGGAATGTATTTTTCAATCCGCGATTCCTTTGTTTTCGACTGTTTTGCTTGTGAGAAATGAAATAGATAGGCTCTTTGCCTTCCTGGTGTTAAGGCGTTAAAAGCGTTCTTCAAATCAGTATTCTGGTCTAGTCTTGTTTTAAATTCGGCAGGTACAGTATAATCTGATGTTTTTTTTAAAGTTAACTTCCTTCCGGACTTTTCGATTTCAATTGCTTCTTTGATGTAGGATTTAATAGTGGACGTTTGTTGTTTTATCTCACTGACATCTGTAAACCGGATTTGACGGGCTGATTGAACATTTTCTGTTTGCTGGATTAAGATGCCATCGGGGTCTTCGAGTAGTGCCCCTTTATGAAACAGTAAGGCACAGTATTCTTTAAAGCCGTGGATCAAAACGACGTTTTTACCATGGAAGGTGTAGCAAGGATGCATCCATTTATAATCTTCAGCTAGTTCACTATCAAGAACAATGGCTCTCAACATTATCATTTCCTCTTTCCACTTTGTGGCATTATTTAAAAACAGGTCGACTTTAGCATTCATTTTTAACCAACTTTATTTGATCGAAAGATTTTTTGTTCTCAGGTCTGAAATACCAGGATACTACAGTAAGTGCAACAAAAACTAGCGGAGCTATAAATTCTGCAAAGCTATCCTTAATGATAATATGTGAGATTACTGCGCCTGTCATTGCAAAGAAAAAGCCGGCATACGCCCATTCCTTCAGCAATGCGAATTTAGGCATTAGTATAGCCACCACACCCATCACCTTCCATATCCCAAGTATGGTCATAAAATATACCGGGTACCCCAGATGTAAGATACCCTCTACGCTTTCTTTGACCCTTAAGATCTGCGCCACTCCCCCTGAAAACATTCCCAGGGCAAGAGGAATGGTCGACATCCAATAGATAAATTTATTACGCTTGTTCACTGCTTGTTATTTTAGTCTCTTTACGATTTCCTGTAAGCGGTTGTGAGCCATATTTAAACCTTGAGCAAATGGCATTTGAAGTAACTGGTTTCTGAATTCAACCGACTTGAAAACAATTTGCATCGTTAACCTGCTGGTATCGTCGGTTAATTTCTCAAATTCAAAAAATTCTAATTGAACAGGAAACGGACTATTTTCCATCTCGAAAGTCCGCGTAATTTTTTCATTCGGAATAAATTCGAGTACCACTCCATTCGCACCGAATACGACCTTTCCGTCATAAGAGGTTTCAAATTGCCAGCTTCCATGCTTCTTGTTTTCAAGCTTCAGCACTTTTGTCCCCATCCATTGTTCTACAATATCTGCATCTTCATAGGCTTTAAAAAGCAGCTCCAAAGGCAAATCAAATTCCCTCGTAATAATAAGTTCCTGTTTACCCTCTTCGGCCCTGATATTCGTTTTCTGTTCCATCTATTTGTTTTTATAGTTTTTCATTATTGATTCTAATTTGTTAAACCGGTCATCCCACATCCTTCTAAATGGTTCTATGAAGTCGGCTATCTCTTTCATCTTTTTCGCGTTAACATGGTAGTAAATCTCCCTTCCGCTTTGCTCGGGTCTGAGTAATTCGCATTCTGTAAGTATTTGAAGATGCTTTGATACTGTCGGCCTTGCCGTGTCAAAATTTGAGGCAATTGCCCCTGCAGTCATTGACTGAGTTGCTACCAGCATCAATATTGCCCGCCTTGTAGGATCGGCAATTGCCTGAAATACGTCTCTCCTTAAATTCATCATGAAGTCATTTGACTACAAATATATATGTAGTTATTTAACTACGCAAATTTCAAAGAGAATTTTGAGAAGGAATATTTGTTGAGTAAAATGGGGCACTTCGCATCCGCTTTTCAAATGCTTCTGAGTGGGAAGGCACCATTTAGCGACCATACTTTGTCTTCCTTCCCTGCTCTTCGAGAAAATATGGGAGAAGCAGGTGAACGAGCGGCAACCTGCACCGAATCGAGACAAACTGCATTGTGACAAGGTACCGACTGCGGTCTTAAAAAAGCGAGAGCTGGAGACTTAGCTTTTCAGGACGATGAGCTAAGTCGGGATCTTTGAAATTGGAAAGAGATATCCCCAGTAGGCGGGTTGGTTTTCCTTCTGGAGAGGTTGATATTAAAAGCTGGCGGGCAGTTTGAACAATGGTTTCCAGATCAGACACCGGCTGAGGATAAGACTGACTGCGGGTAATCTGCTTAAAATCGCTGTATTTTATTTTAAGTGTAATGGTTCGGCCTTTTAAATCATTTTTCTGCAGACGTTTATGCACGAGCCCGGCGATTCGGGTAAGCTCATCGTCCATTTCCTCCTGCGTAAGCAGATCGCGCGCAAAAGTATCTTCAGCCGCAAGCGATTTAGTTTCACGGTATGACTG
The window above is part of the Arcticibacter tournemirensis genome. Proteins encoded here:
- a CDS encoding S41 family peptidase; protein product: MLKRILLTALLVARWLILPAQVNFNGNLEIIDKDSGRPGGWTFYLGKEHTYNVGLDSVIKRQGKYSVSITAQEGKDIYGTIKHIINHSFHGKHLMLVGSVKTEDVNDGFAGLWLCVNGLENKVLAYENMEDDGIKGTNDWKEYYIELPYNEYEAVSINAGALLVGKGKVWIDSLRLYLDEKPIDEAHVKQTPFFPGELDTAFSRGSGIDTIILTRKNTEYLNLVGQLWGFLKYHHPAVAKGDYNWDAELIRLLPHLLKCKNNNEASALFEAWLDKLGQPAACTDCKPITNEQNIAIAPDYGNIFNNPVFSSGLLQKLQYILANRNTTYNYYVTINEQVGNPEFRHEKLYADMLYPDAGYRLLALYRYWNIIQYFFPSRHLITERWNSMLHQYLPGFIYARNATEYAKAMTKMIASIHDGHAALGDFKALSKFQGDYRVPFQAKFIENKLVITDYYSDSKEVKSKFRIGDIILSINGEKVQDLVRKYIPYVPASNYDTKLRDMPGSYLLRSDKKHFIFRLSRDGKPFNLSISGVKNSQLDFWRKDWNPKPEAPARFVLSDSIGYLFAAKFKSGHLKDIRKEFKNTKGLVVDLRCYPTDEMIHTLGNYIKPFTSAFAKFTRGFADHPGLFVYTDSIENGEKSSDNYKERVVVLVNAYTQSNAEYVTMAFQSSPNVTVIGSTTAGADGNISNINLPGGITTNISGLGVFYPDGTNAQRKGVKIDYFLKPTIKGIKEGKDELLEKAQDIILKGKASAIGRL
- a CDS encoding YdeI/OmpD-associated family protein is translated as MNAKVDLFLNNATKWKEEMIMLRAIVLDSELAEDYKWMHPCYTFHGKNVVLIHGFKEYCALLFHKGALLEDPDGILIQQTENVQSARQIRFTDVSEIKQQTSTIKSYIKEAIEIEKSGRKLTLKKTSDYTVPAEFKTRLDQNTDLKNAFNALTPGRQRAYLFHFSQAKQSKTKESRIEKYIPKILAGKGLED
- a CDS encoding DoxX family protein encodes the protein MNKRNKFIYWMSTIPLALGMFSGGVAQILRVKESVEGILHLGYPVYFMTILGIWKVMGVVAILMPKFALLKEWAYAGFFFAMTGAVISHIIIKDSFAEFIAPLVFVALTVVSWYFRPENKKSFDQIKLVKNEC
- a CDS encoding SRPBCC family protein, with product MEQKTNIRAEEGKQELIITREFDLPLELLFKAYEDADIVEQWMGTKVLKLENKKHGSWQFETSYDGKVVFGANGVVLEFIPNEKITRTFEMENSPFPVQLEFFEFEKLTDDTSRLTMQIVFKSVEFRNQLLQMPFAQGLNMAHNRLQEIVKRLK
- a CDS encoding ArsR/SmtB family transcription factor; amino-acid sequence: MNLRRDVFQAIADPTRRAILMLVATQSMTAGAIASNFDTARPTVSKHLQILTECELLRPEQSGREIYYHVNAKKMKEIADFIEPFRRMWDDRFNKLESIMKNYKNK